In Phocoena phocoena chromosome 3, mPhoPho1.1, whole genome shotgun sequence, a single window of DNA contains:
- the CDO1 gene encoding cysteine dioxygenase type 1 isoform X2, giving the protein MERTEVLKPRTLADLIRILHQLFAGEEVNVEEVQAVLEAYESSPAEWAVYAKFDQYRYTRNLVDQGNGKFNLMILCWGEGHGSIHDHTDSHCFLKMLQGNLKETLFAWPDKKSNEMIKKSERILRENQCAYINDSIGLHRVENISHTEPAVSLHLYSPPFDTCHAFDQRTGHKNKVTMTFHSKFGIRTPFTTSGSLENN; this is encoded by the exons ATGGAGCGGACCGAGGTGCTAAAGCCACGCACCCTGGCCGATCTGATCCGCATCCTGCACCAGCTCTTCGCCGGCGAGGAGGTCAATGTGGAGGAGGTGCAGGCCGTCTTGGAAGCCTACGAGAGCAGCCCCGCCGAGTGGGCAGTGTACGCCAAGTTCGACCAGTACAG ATATACCCGAAATCTTGTGgatcaaggaaatggaaaatttaatCTCATGATTCTATGTTGGGGCGAAGGACATGGCAG TATCCACGATCACACTGACTCCCACTGCTTTCTGAAGATGCTGCAGGGAAATCTAAAGGAGACATTATTTGCCTGGCCTGACAAAAAATCCAATGAGATGATCAAGAAGTCTGAAAGAATCTTGAGGGAAAACCAGTGTGCCTACATCAACG attccattgGCTTACATCGAGTAGAGAATATTAGCCATACAGAACCTGCCGTGAGCCTTCACTTGTACAGTCCGCCTTTTGATACGTGCCATGCCTTTGATCAAAGAACAGGACATAAAAACAAAGTCACCATGACATTCCATAGCAAATTTGGAATCAGGACTCCATTT aCAACTTCAGGATCACTGGAGAACAACTAA
- the CDO1 gene encoding cysteine dioxygenase type 1 isoform X1 yields the protein MERTEVLKPRTLADLIRILHQLFAGEEVNVEEVQAVLEAYESSPAEWAVYAKFDQYRYTRNLVDQGNGKFNLMILCWGEGHGSSIHDHTDSHCFLKMLQGNLKETLFAWPDKKSNEMIKKSERILRENQCAYINDSIGLHRVENISHTEPAVSLHLYSPPFDTCHAFDQRTGHKNKVTMTFHSKFGIRTPFTTSGSLENN from the exons ATGGAGCGGACCGAGGTGCTAAAGCCACGCACCCTGGCCGATCTGATCCGCATCCTGCACCAGCTCTTCGCCGGCGAGGAGGTCAATGTGGAGGAGGTGCAGGCCGTCTTGGAAGCCTACGAGAGCAGCCCCGCCGAGTGGGCAGTGTACGCCAAGTTCGACCAGTACAG ATATACCCGAAATCTTGTGgatcaaggaaatggaaaatttaatCTCATGATTCTATGTTGGGGCGAAGGACATGGCAG caGTATCCACGATCACACTGACTCCCACTGCTTTCTGAAGATGCTGCAGGGAAATCTAAAGGAGACATTATTTGCCTGGCCTGACAAAAAATCCAATGAGATGATCAAGAAGTCTGAAAGAATCTTGAGGGAAAACCAGTGTGCCTACATCAACG attccattgGCTTACATCGAGTAGAGAATATTAGCCATACAGAACCTGCCGTGAGCCTTCACTTGTACAGTCCGCCTTTTGATACGTGCCATGCCTTTGATCAAAGAACAGGACATAAAAACAAAGTCACCATGACATTCCATAGCAAATTTGGAATCAGGACTCCATTT aCAACTTCAGGATCACTGGAGAACAACTAA